A segment of the Vespula pensylvanica isolate Volc-1 chromosome 9, ASM1446617v1, whole genome shotgun sequence genome:
TACATTACTATAGTTCATATAGATCTATACTatagtttttatattactataaatttatatatagccTTGTCTATAACGTTTATTCTTAATTTAGGAGAAAATACACATATCACAATTACATATGATTTTTTCATTAGTCATATGCTATTATACAGAAACAAATACATCTGtctgcattttttattatttttaatatatactaaaCTGTTTCTTTAAATAGGTGGATCCTACATGAAATTAGAAGCAGAGTTTCGCGATCAATGGGCCCAAGCTTATAAGAATTCTTCAACAGGAAAGAACACAATGCGTTTGAAAAAGCAATAAGCTTTACTAAACAcgtttaaaatcttttatatgaattatgtTTCGTCTATATCGTTATGTTAGCCTAATACACacgtatttttgtaatttataatacgaaaaaGTTATGTTTATACAAAACATAAGTTATCTatgataattgaaattaaacaaCTAAACGTgaaatgtagaaaatttttaacttttattttccacgattatccatattaattttcatgttAATTATGGAACAATATATCACTTTTATTTAGAAACTTAacttatcatatattttattatcaatcatTCAAACATGAAAAGAAGTTAAATGTCAAAAGTTAAAATTTATAGTAACAAAATGCATAATATGCAAGaagttttcttatatttttttcaataaatagagaaaactaCAATGTGTAATTAAtgctattttattataaaattaaacaaaacttTAGTAGAGTAAACTGTAAaagacataaaataaatacttattcatagatataatacttatcaagaaaatatgacaatctatcgatatttatacattaaattGAACTTTGATCTTTAAAAAACAATCTTAGTAAGTAAATTTTCTTGTACTAGCAGAATTGTCGTGTACCATATCACTTCTATCCATTAGTTCATTGAGTTCTTCTTCTGTGAACACTAACAAATTATcacatttattatactttttcatataaaatataaaaatctgaGAATATCATTCATCTTTGTTACAAAAATTCACATTCATAAATGTAGGATTgtgttatattatacaatgttgagtatacaaagaaaatatggaAAGTTACCTTCTAGTGTAGATGTAACAATTGTAGATTCTTTTGATTCTAAAAGTTGTTTCAATTCCAAAAGTGTATCCTTACTGTTAATATCCAATTTACGTAATTTTTTAGACATAACCATCTTTTCCAAAAGCCGTTTAGCTTCAGCACGTTTAATAATTGCTTCATCAATTGTTCGTTTAGTACATAACTTATAAATTACAACAGGACGAGTTTGACCAATCCTATGACAACGTGCCATTGCTTGTATATCTACTTGTGGATTCTacgaatataatacatatattgaatttaatgTAACTTTCATACTATAACCATTtctcataatttattatataattttatataacactAATATACCCAATCACTGTCATATATAATCACAGTATCAGCAGCAGCAAGATTAAGACCTGTTCCACCAGCTTTTGTAgatataagaaacaaaaataatccaGGATCTGTATTAAATCTCTTAATATTTCTACCTCTTTCTTCTAGTTTACTTGAACCATCTAAtctaacatatttataatttcgtaaTGAGAGATAATCTTCTATGATATTAAGTAATTTTGTCATTGTTGAGAATAAAAGAACTTTATGTCCTTGCTTCTTCAATTTAGATAACATAGCATCCAGTACTAAAAGTTTACCAGAAGATTTGATAATATCATCATTAATTGAATGCATACCATTTAAATCCAAAGGATTATAAAGCAAATATGGATGATTGacaatctttttatatactaccactggaataacaaaaaatatatgcaataaTAAGAGTAACGATAGAACTACTGTTTGTGTGTACAAacaatacatacaatatatatatatatatatatatatatatatatatgcaattgtATGTTAATATCACTTACATCTGTTTTGGAAACGTAGGTTCTTTAAGAAATCACGATTCTGATCAGTAATATTAGTATGTTTCTTCCACTCCAATAGATCTGGATGTGTTAGTATACCTTCTTCGTTTTGTACAGGAGATGTTAATTCAttgtttgaattattaataatatccatTGTGTTTCTTATAATACGCTTTCTTTTAGGTTTGCTACCATCCAATGTTTCCAAAATAGgttctctttcaattttatgataaaggTCATAATTTAAAACTGCTCTGTATATTTCATGTTGCAAATGTGAAAGTGGAGCataaacaattaattcttttttaggtGGAATATTCATATGGACATCTGATTTCTCACGTCTTAAAACAAAAGGCTTCAAAATTTCTCTTAATGATGATAAAatgtgtttttcttcttcttgttttaaaatctttttagtAGCCTCTGTACTttctaattcatttatattaaaccAGGATTCAAACACAGCCAAATCATTAAATATGTCAGGTAATAAAAAGTTAAGAAGTGACCACAATTCAGCTAGATTATTTTGAAGTGGTGTACCAGTCAATAAAAGGCGGTTCATAGATGGAAATGTTCTTAGAAttctataaaatgatataaattttaaattataataatacaaaaaagagtgtaaataaaataacttttagTCCTATATATCATTTcagatgtattatatattatagcaACTAATTTACCTAGATAATAGCGCTTCATGATTCTTGATTCTCTGACCTTCATCAACAATTATATATCTCCATTTCTGACtcataagaaatttatattctacTAACGGTATTTCATACGTGGTTAGTACAATAGGTCTTGTTCTATATTCTCCTTTAACACTGTAAGATTGTGTAATTTCCTTACAGATCTttgatcttatattttttgagCCATGAAATACTATTATTGGTAAATCAGGGGCAAATCTCTTAAATTCTGAAACCCAATTTGGTATTGTAGAAAGTGGtgcaattattaaataaggACCACTTTGATGTTTTTCTAGAAGATGACATAACAATGCTATTATTTGAATTGTTTTTCCAAGTCCCATTTCATCAGCTAAGATACCATTTAATCCATTCTCATAAAGCACTTTCAACCATTGCAAACCTTCTCtctgatatttatataaagtaccattgaaatattttggaACACAAAAATTTTCACAGTTATCTACTTGTGtatctaaatttaataattttcctgAAATTTGTCTTGGGCGTAAATTGAATTTTGATCTAtctgaatttatttttttttccatctggaagaaatttaaatgttaaaaataatttatattcttcaaatataaaacataaaatataggtatatttttcattatatttattatgtattaagatttatttaactgttctaaaataatatatatatgattcacCTTTGGAGAAATATATTGGCGTATATCATATTCtcgagtatttttctttttttcttttttctttggtggTAAATTCTCATTAGTAgcttttttctcatcttttatttcttgcgATGAAGTTGAAGTAATTTTTTCCATAagataattagaataaaattgacTTTGAGTTAAAAGATGcattaatcgtttatatctTTGTTCATgcaatgttttattatattcttcctGTGCAATACGCTTTTCTTCATTAATCTCATCTCggcgtctttttttttcattcgtaacaTTATCTTCAAGAACTTTATCATCAAGCTTGCTGTGATCAGCAATTATACTCGAAGATTTATTATCAGTCGAATCACCTCAAATAATAGttgttgatataataattagccAATCtcttatatacatgtatacgctTGAAAATATTACGTTATACTTACTCGTTGTACTTGGGAAGTCACAATCCACGACGATATCTTTATCGGACTTATTATcggaattattatcgaaattattatcggAATTATTACTATCTTCTTTCATTGTTAAAATTTCATCGTTCGTTTGCtccattttcgaaagaaacaaaaaatatggaaCTCTACGTAACAACTGAGTATAACTAAACCATGTATCGGCTAAATTCCCGccataaaaaagattgaaggAATCGTCAACGtaatcttcttccttctataTACCGATCAACCAATTTATCCACTAGACCGTTAGATATTAAACCGTGTCTTTGTAACGAACGTATGTACCAGTCTGGacaaataatcaaaaaaagtTACTAGACAACAAACGCTACGATTGCAGCGCCACGGTTACTAGACTAAGTAAGAAGAAATCTCACGCCCATTTACCGCACATCAAGaacgtataaattttttgttatatctttGTTATATGGTTGCTACAAATAAACTGTTAAAACAGTAAGATATCATTTTCTCgtcatttaaaaaatggattataaatatttagttaTATTATCACTAAAAAAAATTGCACACCTTTTTTGAAAGTGATCAAATAAAGaatgtaacaatatataaaatataacaaactaAACTCACAATAATTCAAGGGCTATCTAGTaacatattttgaaatatttattaaatagttGTTAGTTCGATTTTATTTGCAGTGGAATGTATATCATGTGAATaggaaaatagataaaaaaaaaggatgtgTAATCCAATAAATATGAACGTCATCAAATGGATCATTTTGTCAAAAATCAAGCGAAGATAATCTTTACATAATCTTAATTAGATATTTgtgatatatacattaaaaaaaaaatacattagatgaaataatatagattGTCTAATTCTCATAGCATAGAAGCTGCTGTTTTCCAAAATtccgattcttttttatatataaaattttgtgttATTATACGATACATTATTGTGTTGTTATTCGCTACTATGCCGAATgatattcattttcaaataaaacattttatacataatatgaaacacaaaatattaattaaaataagctaagagaatatatatatatatacacacatatatatatacgtatgcatttctatattatgtataagatttttaaatgcttatttgcattataaaaatataggttaaaaactatataattaAGTTTTATTGTTTGCTGCACTGCTAATTGAGTTAATCGTTGATTAAAGTTAACCAAATTTGATCGAAGTTGCTTTAAATACCTTAGTTGGtcagtacatacatacatatgcacatacatactcagtataaattttgtataatatcatgaaataattatgaaacaatcactgttataaaaaatggattaagcaattaataaatgatataataaatttataaaatctttgtctattatttattgttacaaACGAAGATTGTTCCagtattcatacatatatagaaatcaTCTTGAATAAACAAACGAGAGATGAAAATACgcatattatttgtttatatttcagAAAATGTGGTCGAAAATTGTAGCAAGAATCgccaataaatatattccgtATATATCACTTCCATTTGGTTGTGTCATTGGTTTTATTGGATATCATTTAGAAGGATGGATTTCCAACCGTTATACACCTGGGACCGCTCCTGTGAATCAGCAACGCGAAGAaagattattagaaaatatagattCTACATCTACTAAGGAAAAGCATAATCCTTTAGAGGTCAATCTTTCACCTTCGCTTTCGACTTAATGCAGATACATATAAACGAATTTGTTAGCTATTCTAACGCTGATTACttacgttatataatataaatatgtaaatacaaaaGTACATGTTAAGCCacttaagtaataaaaataattttacgtaaCTGTTAcgataaattctatatttagatattgttttgtaaatttatatctttcttatatgaagagacttttatatatatatatatatatatagatgtagaaaaaatatctgtTACTTAGCTTTCAGTAAACAGTTTCATATTTTAACTAGATTCGTTTATGATatggttaataaaaaaataagtcaCACATAATCATATttgtatattcattttaatattttgtttcatagtatttattatatatgcaatgaatactttttaaactaatattcaatgattttattaatataaatcaagtttgtatatatatatatgtatatgtctgttaagacacatatacatttttaaatattctaattaataattttcgatattaaacttaatttttttgatatttacatattacttTCTTAAAGACACACATTCTTTCACATGTAAGATatatactaaaaataaatggTATAGACATagtaataaacatttaatacATTTAGTATTATTGTTACAAACATTTCTATAGTTAGTAATGTGtcaattcttttaaattttatgacTAGATAGCTTAAGTCTTTTTGAATAATCTTATCTACTACTTATTACTTCACTAAATATTAAGATCTGAATATATCATTACATGAAGCAACAAAACACAGATCCAAGAGGCACAAATTTAGAATaacaatttcttataaaaacaTCATTtcagaatattataaaaaaaatatttactttaaattggaattaaaattgtttcaacatgactttatttcattttttctctatatgtTGTTTTCACTTATTGGATATGTTGAtacatatgaaaataatataatacacattCTTCAACACTCTATTGattgaaactttttaaatagcaaaaaattgaatagatttggaaggaaataataactgttttttttttgttttattttggaaGATacattatgtttttcttttatgtccGCTTTTATTGTAGATAAGTATGTTTCCTAAAATATGAAATCTTTAGAAATAGGCGCGTTTGATTGTTTATTTCAAACGACattaaaagattgaaaatgaaTGTTTATAAAAGTCAAAACTCAAAATTTAGAAAtgatcgattatataaaatattagaaatattatttcagtagtatgattacaaaatacatattaaatcagagtaaatgtaatataaatatttattatatatgtagttttattttcaaaaattcttaattttctGTCTTATTAactaatcaaataatttaagtattttatatgtaataccTTGTAAagatttaatgtaatataatagaattaaattcaTAACATTACTTcgtacatacaaatatttatatcatagaaTCAAAGATGTCTAATTGGATACTTATAAGAATACTAGGTATTATATGAATTGTTGTATCGTGTTGACCTCATTGCAATCTTTTATGTTTGTTCTTTTGGAGGCACTtagcttttatattttatttctttacaaaatatgtaattagattaaaaaagttAACAAAGTATAAATGAAGATTAATCCATTAGacatctctctccctttatctctatcacagatgatattaatattttttgattataaaagtatgtaattatattaaataataactgacaaataataatattaaaaatgaaaagaaagtatgtatatgattgaaatatattacaagtgtttttttttaataacaatatatttttttagattcaATTTCAtgcaattttaatttactCCTTTATCTTAACAATTCTataaattgtagaaaattgtatgctataaaagaacaaattcaagctttatttatattgctaTTTCACAATgctttggaaaataaatatgcaataataattatttgatcaatattattgaaaaatttattaaactaataatactaaaacttttttaaaataataaataaatattaccttATTAGATTACAACTGAATGTAGATACATTATTTGGTTTCCTAGTAAAACTTTACATACTTATTTAagtaattaaacattttaagTTCCAAACATTTTCCACTTATCAATGTTGTAAGtctatttatattgatattttttcgatattgaTATTGCTATTTTCATAGACTTACAGGTACCGATTATATGCACATATGATACGTTGTTGAGCACACAGTACTTCTAATCATACAGTTATAGGTGGTTTGTACTCTTTGTTAACaacataaaatttatgttttttacCAAATAAACCCCATATTACAGCAACATTCTCAATTATTAAGTTAAAAGGAATAGTTGATAATGCTCCacataaacataataaaaaatgaataataccaaaacgatataaagaaaatgatttaactactccaaatacatacatataaatatttacggcTCCTATAAAAGCACACAAAAAATCTATAAGTGGAGAACAACTAATAGGACATAGCCAtgctaaaataatattagaagtAGATAAGGGCATTGTTATCCATGAGTAACAAGATATACCTagtagcaatttttttttcaatggaaTTGCTTTGGAATGGACCACTAGTAATATACCTTGTAGccacctttttctttgttgtaCAAAATCCCATAATGTAAATGGTGATTTTTCCCACATTTCTCCATCTACAAAATTAAACGTATACCCCTGTGAAAAGGCTTTCATGGCAAAGAAGCAATCTTCTGCAACAGATCCATCTAAACCATTGTTAAATGAAACTTCTCTTTCTGCTGCCATCTATAAGATAAAAGTTATTGTTGCATATCTAATttgataataagaaatatcatcTATCTATCATTACCTGAGTGACAACATAAGAACCCTTCATACTAAATAATGGTTTATGAAACATTGTAAATTGTAATCTTAATTTTCCCATATCATCTGCTACTCTAAAGCTGTCTGCTAATGTTGTAATCCAATTAACAACATCTTCATTTGCATATGTGATTAGGCCTTGACCAAATTGATGTTTCCCATccaatacaaaatttaatattccaCGAATAGAATTTTCTGTCATTAAAGTTTCTTCATCCAAATGTACAATCCAATCATGATCAGCTAATTCATTTACTGAATTTTCAAGGCAGTATTGTAAAGCACGTGCTTTAAACAAAGCACCACTACTTGTGCGATAATTTGCAGGTACAACAATTTCTGTAATTCTACGATGAGATACCAACCCTATTGGTTTGTCACTTACTACTTCTATTTGGAAGTTCTCAAGGCCTGCttctatacatttatttaaatttctatttacatTAGTTTTGACTAATTGTGGATAATCTCCACGTGTTACTATTCTGATACAAATAAATGGTGCTAATAGTGGTGAACCTTTCAGAATAACTTTATCAGGAAATGcattataaattgttaatccaacaaaattaaatagaacTTGAGGAAGTGAAAGAAAAGTCACACTTCGTaacagatataatattaaagcaCCAAAAAATCCATATCTGACCCAGGGATCTAATTGTTCTGTTTTATCAATGTTCCATTGTAATCCCCCAGAgacaaattcaaatataagaataacaaTGAGCAGTAAGCAACAATGTAAAACATGTTTCATGATACTGCTTAACATTATGCCtgtaatatagaataaaaatattttatcactataacaaataatttcaaagtaataaattattaaaattatagatatattatttattataattatattaaaaaattaaatttatatacattaagaTTAAAATTGGGTgctaaaagaaacaaaaaatatatatgtgaatatatagtttaattaatttaatttaattaatgacattagcaagaaagtagaaaaagtgtgtgtgcgtgtataatttcgagatatataaatattatcttatctttaaataaaaataatcaactaAGTTAATCATTGAAAGAATTCAATGAGatcttatcattttcataCTTTATCCTTTATCTTAACAAGTAGTATCTAAGTTTCATATATGTTATTCATATATGtttaacatatttaaatatattaattaatttctttattacaataaataagaaaatgacaGGAAATAGTAAACATTCTGTATCTAGTGTATTAAAACTGTAATCATTTTGacctataataaatatatatacctgttTTATGTAGAgcttctaattaaaaatatgtttcgaaaaatttgtttatccCATTGCCTGTAATAAGGCAATAGgtaaataacatataaataaaaatttcacaaaGCAACGACCAACACAGACATTTTTGCAACTTTGTACTTATTTTTCAGTGTTACCATCAGTTACCACCAATAACACCAAATTATACTGAACcgatataagtatatttctatataacgaTAACTAATTCCATTTAATTTTGTGATTGGTTGAGAAATTATACCATGAAAATACTTCTGATACATTTCTATTAGTTTTCGTGTAAACAAGACAATccatattttacttttatcgcgtgccatctttctgttttctaaGTTCTGATAGTTATACCAATCTATGTATAAAACTTTCATAGATTTAGATAATACGTTTTTGACGCTAGTGTAATAAATAGTGATAGCTCTGTCAAACagttttgtaattttacatttttattgaaatgtatacttgcttttctttttaatatttgatccAAAAATTCAATCATGACTGTAATAAAGGAAATAtgaacttttttaaatatatattaagtgGTAAGTAAAGCAATACGAATTATACGATAAATGATACTTTTTTTGATTAAGCGTCTCcttataatctctctctccctcctccctctctctctcccccctctctatttccctttctttctctgtttctctctctctctctctctctctctctctctctctctctctctcttcctcactctctttctccctccttcttctccttctccctctcttttcccctGCCTCCCTTCTTCCCtactatgtatctatctatctatattaattatacttaatattgtacgtatgtatacacatacatccaCGTATTTGTTTTgaataagtattattatatatttgcgCATGGTTGTAATCgacaacaaatttttctagcacaaagaaatatttctttttttaatttcttatcctTTCAATGCTTCAAAAATTTCTGTTatctcattaattttattattaaattgcgGTTAATTGTATTTGTCCTTTAACCATTAGTATTCTGagacatttatataattaatttataaaagaacattatatatatttaatatgaaatattaatattattaataatataaataaaagtaataatttttaggagatagaaatacaaaaaataaatagatactcATGGTTCATTGCATCtgtatttaacaaattatataccAAGTGCCATATAATCtgcaatttatatttataactaaTACCATGGCTTCATCAGAACAATTGGCTATTATTCAATCCAAATTTATTTCTGGTGAAATAGTAGTGATTGTATCCTTTAtctaaattaatacaaattttattttagtaactaatattaaaagtgataga
Coding sequences within it:
- the LOC122631880 gene encoding beta-1,4-mannosyltransferase egh gives rise to the protein MLSSIMKHVLHCCLLLIVILIFEFVSGGLQWNIDKTEQLDPWVRYGFFGALILYLLRSVTFLSLPQVLFNFVGLTIYNAFPDKVILKGSPLLAPFICIRIVTRGDYPQLVKTNVNRNLNKCIEAGLENFQIEVVSDKPIGLVSHRRITEIVVPANYRTSSGALFKARALQYCLENSVNELADHDWIVHLDEETLMTENSIRGILNFVLDGKHQFGQGLITYANEDVVNWITTLADSFRVADDMGKLRLQFTMFHKPLFSMKGSYVVTQMAAEREVSFNNGLDGSVAEDCFFAMKAFSQGYTFNFVDGEMWEKSPFTLWDFVQQRKRWLQGILLVVHSKAIPLKKKLLLGISCYSWITMPLSTSNIILAWLCPISCSPLIDFLCAFIGAVNIYMYVFGVVKSFSLYRFGIIHFLLCLCGALSTIPFNLIIENVAVIWGLFGKKHKFYVVNKEYKPPITV